One segment of Desulfosudis oleivorans Hxd3 DNA contains the following:
- the uvrB gene encoding excinuclease ABC subunit UvrB: protein MYDLTTSFTPAGDQPRAIRRLCDQIRSGRRHNVFVGVTGSGKTFTMAHVIAELKRPALIIAPNKTLAAQLYNEFHALFPRNAVEYFVSYYDFYQPEAYLPVTDTYIQKDSSINDTIDKMRHSATRSVLSRPDVIVVASVSCIFGLGSPEDYRGLRVELAPGMELDRDRLLADLVAIQYERNDYDFSRGVFRVRGDRVDIFPASEEEAALRVEFFGDEVEALFEIDPLKGSVRGKIPRAVIYPATHYVTRQQDRKAIVDRVNEELKVRIDHFRAAGKLIEAQRIEERTRFDLEMILEMGYCNGIENYSRHLTGREPGQPPATLLDYFPDDFLLFLDECHITVPQLGAMYKGDHSRKSTLVEFGFRLPSALDNRPLTFEEFEEKTGRAAVIYVSATPAAYEYRKAGDAVAEQIVRPTGLVDPRIEVRSAENQVDHLFDEIRARVEKNERVLITTLTKRMAEDLTDYYAELGVKTRYLHSEVKTLERMAVISELRRGDVDVLIGINLLREGLDIPEVSLVAVLDADKEGFLRSERSLIQIFGRAARNVNGTVILYADRITDAMARAMDETNRRRKIQATYNTDHHITPRTIFKEMSPDFGAQGGDRAGPSAAVAETLARYGDTDDLDEIIRRLEKEMKAAADDYEFEKAADIRDRIAALRKLIVFDGNG, encoded by the coding sequence ATGTATGATCTGACCACTTCATTCACCCCGGCCGGGGATCAGCCCCGGGCCATTCGCAGGCTCTGCGACCAGATCCGTTCCGGCCGTCGCCACAACGTGTTCGTGGGCGTCACCGGGTCGGGCAAGACCTTTACCATGGCCCACGTGATCGCCGAGCTGAAACGGCCGGCCCTGATCATCGCGCCCAACAAGACACTGGCGGCCCAGCTCTACAATGAATTCCATGCCCTTTTTCCGCGCAACGCAGTGGAATATTTTGTCAGCTACTACGATTTTTATCAGCCAGAGGCCTACCTGCCGGTGACCGACACCTATATTCAGAAGGATTCGTCGATCAACGACACCATTGACAAGATGCGCCACTCCGCCACCCGGTCGGTGCTTTCCCGGCCTGACGTGATCGTGGTGGCCAGCGTGTCCTGCATCTTCGGTCTGGGGTCCCCGGAAGACTACCGGGGCCTGCGCGTGGAACTGGCGCCGGGCATGGAACTGGACCGGGACCGGCTCCTGGCCGACCTGGTGGCGATTCAGTACGAGCGCAACGACTACGATTTTTCCAGGGGCGTGTTCCGGGTGCGGGGCGACCGGGTGGACATTTTCCCCGCGTCCGAGGAGGAGGCGGCCCTGCGGGTGGAGTTTTTCGGCGACGAGGTGGAGGCCCTGTTTGAAATTGACCCGCTCAAGGGCAGCGTGCGGGGTAAAATTCCAAGGGCCGTCATCTACCCGGCCACCCACTACGTAACCCGGCAGCAGGACCGCAAGGCCATCGTGGACCGGGTAAACGAGGAACTCAAGGTCCGGATCGATCACTTTCGCGCTGCCGGCAAGCTGATAGAGGCCCAGCGCATCGAGGAGCGGACCCGGTTTGACCTGGAGATGATCCTGGAGATGGGATACTGCAACGGCATTGAAAACTACTCCCGCCACCTGACCGGCCGGGAGCCGGGCCAGCCCCCGGCCACCCTGCTGGACTATTTCCCCGACGATTTTCTGCTGTTCCTGGACGAGTGCCATATCACCGTGCCCCAGCTGGGGGCCATGTATAAGGGGGACCACTCACGCAAGTCCACGCTGGTGGAGTTCGGGTTCCGGCTGCCGTCGGCCTTGGACAACCGGCCCCTGACCTTTGAGGAGTTTGAGGAAAAGACAGGGCGGGCCGCGGTGATCTATGTGTCGGCCACGCCGGCTGCCTATGAGTACCGCAAGGCGGGCGATGCCGTGGCGGAGCAGATCGTGCGGCCCACCGGCCTGGTGGATCCCCGGATTGAGGTGCGAAGCGCGGAAAACCAGGTGGATCACCTGTTTGACGAGATTCGGGCTCGGGTGGAGAAAAACGAGCGGGTCCTGATCACCACCCTGACCAAGCGCATGGCCGAAGACCTGACCGACTACTACGCCGAGCTGGGGGTCAAGACCCGGTACCTTCATTCCGAGGTAAAGACGCTGGAGCGCATGGCCGTGATCTCCGAACTGCGGCGGGGCGACGTGGATGTGCTGATCGGCATCAACCTGTTGCGGGAGGGGCTGGATATCCCCGAGGTCTCCCTGGTGGCCGTGCTGGACGCCGACAAGGAGGGGTTTCTCCGGTCCGAACGATCCCTGATTCAGATTTTCGGCCGGGCCGCCCGGAACGTCAACGGCACGGTGATTCTCTACGCGGACCGCATCACCGATGCCATGGCCCGGGCCATGGATGAGACCAACCGTCGGCGGAAGATTCAGGCCACCTATAACACGGACCACCACATCACGCCCCGGACGATTTTCAAGGAGATGTCCCCGGATTTCGGGGCACAGGGCGGTGACAGGGCAGGGCCTTCCGCAGCCGTGGCCGAAACCCTTGCCCGGTACGGTGACACGGACGACCTGGACGAGATTATCCGGCGCCTGGAAAAGGAGATGAAGGCCGCTGCCGATGATTATGAATTTGAAAAGGCCGCCGATATCCGGGACCGGATCGCGGCGTTAAGGAAGCTGATTGTTTTTGACGGGAATGGATAG
- a CDS encoding GGDEF domain-containing protein: protein MIQGSHKAIAGASRRDPLEAEIEKSLLQQGGLRFSPVMERKYIHDTIEHRFGTYRVLFWFAVFLFNLFAISDYVLTPDIYPVAWFFRFALATPVMIAAMALASRQRFRRYIIHLLTLLFFMGGASLLLLAVLSSAPNAGHSYTGVALVILFAAIVIRIPFWHAVALCGGLFLLHLLIFPWFQMPTDLIVHSALVVFSVAVISLLGNYRIEREFRRAYLRALKMKIDARQLEGLNRQLEEMAVSDPLTGLFNRRHFDAHLDAEWRSAVREQLSISLIFIDIDHFKLYNDNHGHQAGDLCLKQIADTLTENVHRPGDACVRYGGEEFVVLLANTNMDQALYVAQKIQSHLQALAIPHGYSPVAGEVTVSMGVASMVPDRDDTPEDLLEKADKSLYRAKDAGRNRICVDGLPC from the coding sequence ATGATACAGGGATCACATAAAGCCATTGCCGGCGCTTCCAGGCGCGACCCCCTGGAGGCGGAAATCGAAAAGAGTCTTCTTCAACAAGGCGGCCTGCGATTTTCCCCGGTTATGGAGCGAAAGTACATTCATGATACCATTGAGCACCGGTTCGGCACTTACCGCGTTTTGTTCTGGTTTGCCGTTTTTCTGTTCAACCTGTTTGCCATCTCTGATTATGTCCTGACGCCGGACATCTATCCCGTGGCCTGGTTTTTCCGGTTCGCCCTGGCCACGCCGGTGATGATCGCGGCCATGGCCCTGGCCTCCCGGCAGCGGTTCCGCCGGTATATTATTCACCTGCTCACCCTGCTGTTTTTCATGGGCGGGGCCAGCCTGCTGCTGCTGGCGGTACTGAGCAGCGCGCCCAACGCGGGCCACTCCTACACCGGCGTGGCCCTGGTCATCCTGTTTGCCGCCATTGTGATCCGCATTCCCTTCTGGCATGCCGTTGCCCTGTGTGGCGGTCTGTTCCTGCTTCATCTTCTGATTTTCCCCTGGTTTCAAATGCCGACGGACCTGATTGTTCACTCGGCCCTGGTCGTGTTTTCCGTGGCGGTTATCTCCCTGCTGGGAAACTATCGGATAGAGCGGGAGTTTCGCAGGGCATACCTGCGGGCATTGAAGATGAAGATCGATGCCCGGCAACTGGAAGGGCTCAACCGGCAACTGGAAGAGATGGCGGTTTCCGATCCCTTGACCGGGCTGTTCAACCGCCGCCATTTTGACGCCCACCTGGATGCCGAGTGGCGCAGCGCGGTCCGCGAACAGTTGTCGATTTCCCTTATTTTTATCGATATCGACCACTTCAAGTTGTACAACGACAACCATGGACACCAGGCCGGCGACCTCTGCCTCAAGCAGATTGCCGATACCCTTACCGAAAACGTCCATCGGCCGGGGGACGCCTGTGTCCGGTACGGCGGGGAGGAGTTCGTGGTGCTGCTGGCCAACACCAACATGGACCAGGCCCTGTACGTGGCGCAAAAAATTCAGTCCCACCTTCAGGCCCTGGCCATTCCCCACGGATATTCACCGGTGGCCGGCGAGGTGACGGTGAGTATGGGGGTGGCTTCCATGGTGCCGGACCGTGATGATACGCCGGAGGACCTGCTGGAAAAGGCCGATAAATCACTGTACCGTGCCAAGGACGCGGGCCGAAACCGGATATGCGTGGACGGCCTGCCGTGCTAA
- a CDS encoding DUF1538 domain-containing protein, translated as MTPSKPQRIHIGFRQALSLLAPYIKDRLLTQIRSVWLIILYLVFFQTLILRIRIFEAAVIAVGIGLVVVGLTLFMEGLFLGLMRLGSLIGSGLPRKSPIWVVLMFALVMGFLATLAEPSIQVLQMAGMSVKPWDAPLLFLLLNRYAHYLVYAVGIGVGVAVALGMFRFYYNISLKPFIYLFVTALAGATVWASLDANLASIIGLAWDCGAVTTGPVTVPLVLALGIGVSRMVGSADSGTTGFGVVTLASLLPVVMVLALGAVFNTAVPAPMSRADFFSADNRASVQVLFDTPADCEQYRLLAAGPTSGGTPAEEAANTGAGSAIDMRGLLQRNGVAALKAIGLLTVPIFLVFFLVVRERLPHPDEILLGLLLCVAGLAVFSIGIELGLDKLGTQVGKKLPAAFKTIAIPEAGRAIDGFDPAIVQTAVSESGEPYQFFFTQKGRRVVSVPYEPEQFDPLARRYHYTPVKGPLFGEGATVPGVLLVVVFAFIMGYGATLAEPALNALGVTVEDVTAGAFRKSLLMQAVAVGVGIGIALGVMKVIFAFSLAWILVPAYLVLLLVTRLSTEDFVNIGWDSAGVTTGPITVPLVLAIGLGIGSQVGVVEGFGILAAASVCPILTVLLLGLHVNRKQRDALAESADGDGRKS; from the coding sequence ATGACCCCCTCAAAACCGCAGCGCATTCATATCGGCTTCAGACAGGCCTTATCCCTGCTGGCACCTTATATAAAGGATCGTCTGCTGACCCAGATCCGGTCGGTGTGGCTGATTATTCTTTATCTGGTCTTTTTTCAGACACTGATCCTGAGAATCCGGATATTTGAAGCCGCCGTGATTGCCGTGGGTATCGGCCTGGTGGTGGTGGGGCTGACCCTGTTCATGGAAGGGCTGTTTCTCGGGCTGATGCGCCTGGGCAGCCTGATTGGCAGCGGCCTTCCCAGAAAATCGCCTATATGGGTGGTGCTGATGTTCGCCCTGGTGATGGGGTTTTTGGCCACCTTGGCAGAGCCCTCCATTCAGGTGCTGCAGATGGCGGGTATGTCCGTAAAACCCTGGGACGCACCGCTGCTGTTTTTGCTGCTCAATCGGTATGCCCACTACCTGGTCTATGCCGTGGGCATTGGTGTGGGTGTGGCCGTGGCCCTGGGCATGTTCCGTTTTTATTATAATATTTCCCTTAAGCCCTTTATTTACCTGTTTGTAACAGCCCTGGCCGGGGCTACGGTTTGGGCCAGCCTGGATGCCAACCTGGCCAGTATTATCGGTCTGGCCTGGGACTGCGGCGCCGTGACCACCGGTCCGGTCACCGTTCCCCTGGTTCTGGCCCTGGGTATCGGCGTTTCCCGCATGGTGGGATCGGCGGATTCCGGCACCACCGGTTTCGGCGTGGTCACCCTGGCCTCCCTGCTCCCCGTGGTCATGGTGCTGGCCCTTGGGGCTGTGTTCAACACGGCCGTGCCTGCCCCCATGAGCAGGGCCGATTTTTTCAGCGCGGACAACAGGGCAAGCGTGCAGGTGCTGTTTGATACCCCGGCCGATTGCGAGCAGTACCGGCTCCTGGCGGCCGGTCCCACCAGTGGGGGCACCCCGGCGGAAGAGGCGGCAAATACCGGCGCCGGATCAGCGATCGACATGCGGGGGCTGTTGCAGCGAAACGGTGTCGCGGCCTTGAAGGCCATCGGCCTGTTGACGGTTCCGATTTTTCTGGTGTTCTTTCTTGTGGTGAGGGAACGGCTGCCCCATCCGGATGAAATCCTGCTGGGTCTCTTGCTCTGCGTGGCCGGCCTGGCGGTTTTCAGCATCGGCATTGAACTGGGCCTGGACAAACTGGGAACCCAGGTGGGCAAAAAACTGCCCGCCGCTTTTAAAACCATTGCCATTCCCGAGGCCGGCCGGGCCATTGATGGCTTTGATCCGGCCATTGTGCAGACAGCCGTTTCGGAAAGCGGAGAGCCGTATCAATTCTTTTTTACACAAAAGGGACGGCGTGTGGTGTCGGTCCCTTATGAACCGGAGCAGTTTGATCCGCTGGCCCGCCGGTACCACTACACACCGGTCAAGGGCCCCCTTTTCGGGGAAGGCGCCACCGTCCCGGGAGTTCTGCTGGTGGTGGTGTTCGCGTTTATCATGGGATACGGCGCCACCCTGGCGGAACCGGCCTTAAACGCCCTGGGCGTTACCGTGGAGGATGTGACCGCCGGGGCGTTTCGGAAATCCCTGCTGATGCAGGCCGTGGCCGTGGGCGTGGGGATCGGCATCGCCCTGGGGGTGATGAAGGTCATATTTGCTTTTTCCCTGGCCTGGATCCTGGTCCCCGCCTATCTGGTGTTGCTCCTTGTCACCCGACTTTCCACTGAGGATTTTGTCAATATCGGGTGGGACAGCGCCGGTGTGACCACCGGGCCCATCACAGTGCCCCTGGTGCTGGCCATCGGTCTGGGTATCGGTTCCCAGGTCGGCGTGGTGGAAGGCTTCGGTATTCTGGCCGCCGCGTCGGTGTGCCCCATTCTCACGGTACTGCTGCTGGGGCTTCATGTGAACCGGAAACAGCGGGACGCCCTGGCTGAATCGGCCGACGGCGACGGCCGCAAATCCTGA
- a CDS encoding tetratricopeptide repeat protein has product MREKIKSLLKQAELYRSQGLFNEARESYERVRRIIQKSKQLPNRDKLLDNVSKKIAKVQGVLVRLENASSSPQMSPEVNRLIKKLFSQTASEDKDAAALEGAVALAKFGQFNDAIAEFRRLLDVDSQRVQAAKNILRCLITYKSSDDAYAQLSEWKVENIFSEDELEKVKSFFEEILDKKWDEKGAARSEALTGGGVDEDDFLDISAVAITLPNGNQVELDVSFQSGNVVSLIIDRKDEKMIQDLQEGSKLEDVHFYSPIAIFRGSGEVTSKTKITSGPKQGDYSMDIKIDSL; this is encoded by the coding sequence ATGCGGGAGAAGATCAAATCATTGTTAAAACAGGCGGAACTCTATCGTTCCCAGGGTTTGTTCAACGAGGCCCGTGAAAGTTACGAGCGTGTCCGGCGCATCATTCAGAAAAGCAAACAGCTGCCCAACAGGGACAAACTGCTGGACAATGTTTCCAAGAAAATCGCCAAGGTCCAGGGGGTTCTGGTGCGGCTGGAAAATGCCTCCAGCTCTCCGCAGATGTCGCCCGAGGTCAACCGGCTCATTAAAAAGCTTTTTTCCCAGACCGCCTCTGAAGACAAAGACGCGGCCGCTCTTGAGGGGGCCGTGGCCCTGGCCAAGTTCGGCCAGTTCAACGACGCCATTGCCGAGTTTCGGCGGCTGCTGGACGTGGATTCCCAGCGAGTCCAGGCGGCCAAGAACATTCTGCGGTGCCTGATCACCTACAAGTCCTCCGATGACGCCTATGCCCAGCTTTCCGAATGGAAGGTGGAAAACATTTTCAGCGAGGATGAGCTGGAAAAGGTCAAGAGCTTTTTTGAGGAGATTCTTGACAAAAAATGGGATGAAAAGGGGGCGGCCCGGTCCGAGGCCCTCACCGGCGGCGGCGTGGACGAAGACGATTTCCTTGATATCAGTGCTGTGGCCATTACCCTTCCCAACGGCAACCAGGTTGAACTGGACGTCAGCTTTCAGTCCGGCAACGTGGTCAGCCTGATTATTGACCGAAAAGATGAAAAGATGATTCAGGACCTCCAGGAAGGATCCAAGCTGGAGGACGTTCATTTCTATTCCCCCATCGCCATCTTCAGGGGCTCCGGCGAAGTCACCTCCAAGACAAAAATCACCTCCGGTCCCAAGCAGGGCGATTACAGCATGGACATTAAGATTGACAGTCTGTAA
- the uvrC gene encoding excinuclease ABC subunit UvrC, whose protein sequence is MKTQAKTDNEHELPEDRLAEKLAGAPARPGVYLMKDGAGAIIYVGKAFNLKKRLASYFVKKERLDLKTGLLMERVVDFDTIVTATENEALILEASLIRRHKPRYNVLLKDDKRYPSLRIDPRQPYPALEIVRKTRPDGAVYFGPFSSARAVRETLKVVDKTFRLRKCRGKVFKKRSRPCINFQMGLCLGPCFYDVPENDYAEAVREVSLFLKGRATELVSDLRVRMKGAAENQEFEKAALLRDRLFAIEKVIEKQVVVTPDFADRDVIAVAEEGRRSVVALLQVRKGVLSGTRFFHFEELLSSVADSLATFMVQYYTEPGRVPDEILTDGTPFGGPWIADHLRDLAEKRVNMAVPRRGEKFLLIKMARENAQNELAAAALGARKHQKTLERLARKLGLSDVPARIACVDNSHLAGTGTVAAVVVFADGVPDPSAYRRYRLAGVPAADDYAAMKQVLVRRFAAGADDAGPVDLLLVDGGRGQLNIAAAVLQEAGLAGKMGVAAISKKDEAKEETADKVYVPGRRNPVNLGPADPALFLLEEIRDEAHRFAIDYQRKERKRISLRSALDDIPGIGPQRKRMLLDRFGTVEGVRAASVEDLAALPGITGSMAGQIREHLRAQGFKGSRG, encoded by the coding sequence ATGAAAACACAGGCAAAAACAGATAACGAACACGAGCTGCCCGAAGACCGGTTGGCAGAAAAACTGGCCGGTGCACCGGCCCGGCCCGGGGTTTATCTGATGAAGGATGGGGCCGGCGCCATCATCTACGTGGGCAAGGCCTTTAATCTGAAAAAGCGGCTGGCCTCCTATTTTGTCAAAAAAGAGCGGCTCGACCTCAAGACCGGGCTGCTGATGGAGCGCGTAGTTGATTTTGACACCATTGTCACGGCCACGGAAAACGAGGCCCTGATTCTGGAAGCATCCCTGATCCGGCGTCACAAGCCCCGGTACAACGTGCTGTTAAAGGACGACAAGCGGTACCCGTCGCTCCGCATCGACCCCCGGCAGCCCTATCCGGCCCTGGAGATCGTGCGCAAGACCCGGCCCGACGGGGCCGTTTACTTCGGCCCCTTTTCATCGGCCCGGGCCGTGCGGGAAACGTTGAAGGTGGTGGATAAAACCTTTCGGCTGCGCAAGTGCCGGGGCAAAGTTTTTAAAAAAAGGTCGCGGCCCTGCATTAACTTCCAGATGGGGCTCTGCCTGGGACCCTGTTTTTACGACGTGCCGGAAAACGATTATGCCGAGGCGGTGCGGGAGGTCTCCCTGTTTCTCAAGGGCCGGGCCACGGAACTGGTGAGCGATCTTCGGGTTCGGATGAAGGGGGCCGCGGAGAACCAGGAATTTGAAAAAGCGGCCCTGCTGCGGGACCGGCTTTTTGCCATTGAAAAGGTGATTGAAAAGCAGGTGGTGGTAACCCCTGATTTCGCGGACCGGGACGTGATCGCCGTGGCCGAGGAGGGCCGGCGCTCCGTGGTGGCCCTCCTCCAGGTACGAAAGGGGGTGCTTTCCGGCACCCGGTTTTTTCACTTCGAGGAGCTGCTGTCCTCCGTGGCTGACAGTCTGGCCACCTTTATGGTGCAGTATTACACCGAGCCGGGCCGGGTGCCGGACGAGATTCTCACCGATGGCACCCCGTTCGGCGGGCCGTGGATCGCCGACCATCTGCGGGACCTGGCGGAAAAACGGGTGAACATGGCTGTTCCCCGAAGAGGGGAAAAGTTTCTGCTGATAAAGATGGCCCGGGAGAACGCGCAAAACGAACTGGCCGCCGCCGCCCTGGGAGCGCGGAAGCACCAGAAGACACTGGAGCGGCTGGCCCGCAAGCTGGGCCTTTCCGATGTGCCGGCCCGGATCGCGTGCGTGGACAACTCCCATCTTGCCGGCACCGGCACCGTGGCCGCGGTGGTGGTCTTTGCCGACGGCGTTCCCGATCCGTCGGCCTACCGGCGCTACCGGCTGGCCGGTGTGCCGGCGGCGGACGACTACGCGGCCATGAAGCAGGTGCTGGTGCGGCGGTTTGCCGCCGGCGCCGATGACGCCGGCCCGGTGGACCTGCTGCTGGTGGACGGGGGCAGGGGGCAGCTGAACATTGCCGCGGCCGTACTTCAGGAGGCCGGCCTGGCCGGAAAGATGGGCGTGGCCGCCATTTCAAAAAAGGACGAGGCAAAAGAGGAGACGGCAGACAAGGTCTATGTGCCGGGACGGCGCAACCCGGTCAACCTTGGCCCGGCCGACCCGGCTCTGTTTCTGCTGGAAGAGATTCGGGACGAGGCCCACCGGTTTGCCATTGACTACCAGCGAAAGGAGCGGAAGCGCATCTCCCTGCGCTCCGCCCTGGACGACATTCCCGGCATCGGGCCGCAGCGCAAAAGAATGCTGCTGGACCGGTTCGGAACGGTCGAAGGCGTTCGCGCCGCATCGGTGGAAGACCTTGCCGCACTGCCGGGAATTACCGGGTCCATGGCCGGGCAGATCAGGGAACACCTGAGGGCTCAAGGATTCAAGGGGTCGAGGGGTTGA
- a CDS encoding PGPGW domain-containing protein, with protein sequence MEQWIYHHEMLLGWLTLGSLAVFIGTLVLVPWLVARIPADYFSHGRRQQAPWAGNRPLLRLLLLIGKNLLGALVVIAGMMMLVLPGQGLLTIFLGALLLDFPGKYRLERWVVSRGLVLRPVNRLRRRAGRKPLEM encoded by the coding sequence ATGGAGCAATGGATCTATCATCACGAGATGCTGCTGGGGTGGCTCACCCTTGGGTCGCTTGCCGTTTTCATCGGCACCCTTGTGCTGGTGCCGTGGCTGGTGGCCCGCATTCCCGCCGACTACTTTTCCCATGGCCGGCGGCAACAAGCGCCATGGGCCGGCAATCGGCCTCTGCTCCGGCTCCTGTTGCTGATCGGGAAAAACCTGCTGGGGGCGCTGGTGGTTATCGCCGGCATGATGATGCTGGTGCTGCCCGGCCAGGGGCTGCTGACGATCTTCCTGGGAGCCCTGCTGCTGGACTTCCCCGGCAAATACCGGCTGGAACGGTGGGTTGTTTCCCGGGGGCTGGTGCTGAGGCCCGTCAACCGCCTGCGCCGCCGGGCCGGAAGAAAGCCGCTGGAGATGTGA
- the mdh gene encoding malate dehydrogenase has protein sequence MDRKVTVIGAGNVGATTAQRLAEKELCDVVLIDIAEGLPQGKALDLAEAAPIEKHDAKLEGSNVYDPSADSDIVIITAGIPRKPGMSRDDLISTNAKIIKNVTAQVAALSPNAILIIVSNPLDAMCHVAFDASGFPANRVIGMAGVLDSARFRTFIARELNVSVENTHAFVLGGHGDTMVPLPRYSTVAGIPITELMPKDRIDALIERTRNGGAEIVGLLKTGSAFYAPASAAVEMAESILKDKKKILPCAVRLKGEYGISDLFIGVPVKLGATGVEEVIQITLTEEEQAALNNSAQAVQGLVDTLKKLGL, from the coding sequence ATGGACAGAAAAGTGACGGTAATCGGCGCGGGAAACGTGGGGGCCACCACGGCCCAGCGCCTGGCGGAAAAAGAGCTGTGCGATGTGGTGCTCATCGACATCGCCGAGGGGCTGCCCCAGGGAAAGGCGTTGGACCTGGCCGAGGCGGCGCCCATTGAGAAACATGATGCAAAACTGGAAGGATCGAACGTCTATGACCCTTCCGCCGACTCCGATATCGTAATCATCACCGCCGGCATTCCCCGCAAACCGGGCATGAGCCGGGATGACCTGATCAGCACCAACGCGAAAATCATCAAGAACGTCACCGCCCAGGTGGCGGCCCTTTCACCCAACGCGATTCTCATTATTGTGAGCAACCCCCTGGATGCGATGTGCCACGTGGCCTTTGACGCCAGCGGGTTTCCCGCGAACCGGGTCATCGGCATGGCCGGGGTCCTGGACTCGGCGCGGTTCAGAACATTTATCGCCCGGGAGCTCAACGTGTCGGTGGAAAACACCCACGCCTTTGTGCTGGGTGGCCACGGCGACACCATGGTGCCCCTGCCCCGCTACTCCACGGTGGCCGGTATTCCCATCACCGAACTGATGCCAAAAGACCGGATCGACGCCCTGATCGAACGCACCCGCAACGGCGGCGCCGAGATCGTGGGCCTGCTGAAAACCGGCAGCGCCTTTTACGCCCCTGCATCGGCGGCGGTGGAGATGGCCGAATCGATTCTCAAGGACAAAAAGAAGATTCTTCCCTGCGCGGTGCGGCTGAAGGGCGAGTACGGCATCTCCGACCTGTTTATCGGCGTACCGGTAAAACTGGGCGCCACGGGTGTGGAAGAGGTCATTCAGATCACGCTGACCGAAGAGGAACAGGCGGCCCTTAACAACTCGGCCCAGGCGGTCCAGGGCCTGGTGGACACCCTGAAAAAGCTGGGCCTGTAA